In a genomic window of Candidatus Neomarinimicrobiota bacterium:
- a CDS encoding fucose isomerase, giving the protein MVKVTLGLIVGNRGFFPDHLCKTGRETILKLLKNEDINTVALSLEDTNHGSVESLKDAHKCAELFKEHREQI; this is encoded by the coding sequence ATGGTAAAAGTCACTCTGGGTTTGATTGTTGGGAATCGTGGTTTCTTCCCCGATCATTTATGTAAAACAGGCCGCGAAACCATCCTGAAGCTGCTGAAGAATGAAGATATCAATACAGTGGCGCTCTCGCTTGAGGATACCAATCATGGGAGTGTCGAATCCCTCAAAGATGCCCACAAATGCGCCGAATTATTTAAGGAACATCGGGAACAGATCGA
- the araD gene encoding L-ribulose-5-phosphate 4-epimerase AraD, with protein MPERYQKLREEVCAANLELQKQGLVIHSWGNVSGITGENGVVAIKPSGLSYDDLTPEKMVLLDLEGRVLEGELRPSSDTPAHLELYRNFEGIGGVCHTHSTYATMWAQACREIPCYGTTHADNYHGPVPVTDVMEENEVKHDYEVNTGKVIVRRFADLNPLLQPAVLVANHGPFTWGASPAQAVENAVVLEQVARMAFGTLLINPAQEPISNSLLDKHFLRKHGKNAYYGQKG; from the coding sequence ATGCCTGAAAGGTACCAGAAACTCAGGGAAGAGGTGTGTGCTGCAAACCTTGAGCTGCAGAAACAGGGGCTCGTTATCCATAGCTGGGGGAATGTCAGTGGAATCACCGGCGAGAATGGCGTGGTTGCCATAAAACCAAGCGGTCTCTCCTATGATGATCTGACACCGGAGAAAATGGTACTGCTTGATCTGGAAGGACGGGTTCTCGAAGGGGAATTACGTCCCTCTTCGGATACGCCTGCACATCTCGAACTCTACCGGAATTTCGAGGGAATCGGTGGAGTGTGTCATACGCACTCCACCTATGCTACCATGTGGGCCCAGGCTTGCCGCGAGATACCATGTTATGGAACCACCCACGCCGATAATTACCACGGTCCGGTCCCGGTCACTGATGTCATGGAGGAGAACGAGGTCAAGCACGATTATGAGGTGAACACGGGCAAGGTGATCGTCCGGCGATTTGCTGATCTCAATCCACTGCTGCAACCGGCGGTGCTGGTGGCCAATCACGGACCATTCACTTGGGGAGCAAGTCCGGCGCAGGCTGTAGAAAACGCTGTGGTTCTCGAACAGGTTGCCAGGATGGCCTTCGGAACACTGTTGATTAATCCCGCGCAAGAGCCTATATCGAATAGTCTGCTCGATAAACACTTTCTCAGAAAGCACGGCAAGAATGCCTATTATGGACAAAAAGGATAG